From one Musa acuminata AAA Group cultivar baxijiao chromosome BXJ2-6, Cavendish_Baxijiao_AAA, whole genome shotgun sequence genomic stretch:
- the LOC135615056 gene encoding transcriptional corepressor SEUSS-like, whose product MVPSGPPTPVGGGQSVPASLLRTNSAMSRGAQPGSLPSQQPASPLVSPRTQFDNIGNGNGNNMNLLGNYTNISSLLNQSTGNGVPVSGGGLSAASLGLQQRGGVGSAVEMLSSAELDPLSFTSASSLAQRQSLQNPSRNQLAVDRSQNEHREGMHKFRRQFSLPHIQQQMLRGGLGNMGPIAPVKLEPQMDPSDKTGPSQNLQTLCSSSATKLEPQQLHSVRSLGPAKLERQHSDTALVLQQQQHQLLQMSRPPSQAAAAAQMSLLQQQRMLQLQQQQQQQILQTRPQQRIQLQQQLQQASIRPQIKPTLYEPGTCARRLTQYMYHQQHRPEDNNIKFWRKFVAEYFAPNARKRWCVSLYGSGRQTTGVFPQDAWHCEVCNRKPGRGFETTFEVLPRLYQIKYASGTLEELLYVDMPREYQNALGQIVLDYGKAIQESVYEQLRVVREGQLRIVFSAELKICSWEFCARQHEELVPRRLLIPQVSQLGAAAQKYQNTAQNSPPSISAQDLQNTCNSFVVSARQLAKTLEVPLVNDLGYTKRYIRCLQISEVVNSMKDLIDYSRETRTGPVDSLNSFPRKASFGLHPQQTQQPKDHQMVAQNSIHSDQSSSHVNSVQIAGCNGAMNVENSLGNLTATCTTTSISELLHQNSLNSRQGNLVSTTNDHSGGGSVVPIPSASSSNSLLPSQRNASSPFPSQMPSALSGNNAPTSHNLVHLNSVPPPANMSMLQQPPVQSHEANPTGSQSSVQKILQEMMSSQLNGVGNLEDELKGLNGVTPALNGVDCLVRNGMANNSGYGEMGFSAMGMTDQSTTANGLRAVMANDTMTMTGRVGMNHLSQYPHTMNHQQLQDMESRLLSGSGHVNGFDNLQFDWKSSP is encoded by the exons TTCGACAATATTGGTAATGGTAATGGCAACAACATGAACTTGTTGGGTAACTACACCAACATATCATCGCTCCTCAACCAATCAACTGGAAATGGAGTGCCTGTGTCCGGCGGAGGGCTTTCGGCAGCTTCTCTTGGTCTTCAACAACGTGGTGGTGTCGGAAGTGCAGTTGAGATGCTAAGCTCTGCTGAACTTGATCCTCTCTCGTTCACTTCAGCATCTAGCCTAGCCCAAAGACAGTCTTTGCAGAATCCATCTAGGAATCAGCTTGCAGTGGATCGTTCGCAGAACGAGCATCGTGAGGGAATGCACAAGTTTCGGCGACAGTTCTCCTTGCCTCACATCCAGCAGCAAATGCTGAGGGGTGGGTTGGGCAATATGGGGCCTATAGCTCCTGTTAAGTTGGAACCACAGATGGATCCGTCTGATAAAACTGGTCCATCGCAGAACTTGCAGACCTTGTGTAGCTCCAGTGCCACAAAATTGGAGCCGCAGCAGCTGCACTCTGTTAGAAGTCTGGGCCCAGCAAAACTGGAACGTCAGCATTCCGATACAGCTCTTGTTCTGCAACAGCAGCAGCACCAGTTGCTGCAGATGTCAAGGCCGCCATCtcaggctgctgctgctgcacagATGAGTCTCCTGCAACAACAGAGGATGTTGCAGCTtcagcaacaacaacagcaacagaTACTTCAAACCCGACCACAACAAAGAATCCAGTTGCAACAGCAGCTTCAACAGGCTTCTATAAGACCTCAAATAAAACCCACATTGTATGAGCCAGGAACGTGTGCTCGACGTTTGACTCAATATATGTACCACCAGCAGCATAGACCAGAA gataataatatcaaattttgGAGAAAATTTGTTGCGGAATACTTTGCCCCCAATGCCAGGAAGAGATGGTGTGTTTCTCTCTATGGAAGTGGGCGTCAAACTACTGGTGTTTTTCCTCAG GATGCATGGCACTGTGAAGTATGCAACCGTAAACCTGGTCGTGGTTTTG aaacaacttttgaagttttgccaCGACTATATCAAATTAAATATGCCAGTGGTACTTTGGAGGAACTTCTATATGTTGATATGCCTCGTGAATATCAAAATGCATTGGGTCAGATTGTCCTCGATTATGGTAAAGCAATTCAGGAGAGTGTATATGAGCAGTTACGCGTGGTGCGTGAAGGTCAACTGCGGATTGTTTTCTCTGCTGAATTGAAG ATATGTTCGTGGGAGTTCTGTGCCAGGCAGCATGAGGAGCTTGTTCCTCGAAGGTTGTTAATACCACAG GTGAGTCAACTTGGGGCCGCCGCGCAGAAATATCAGAATACAGCTCAAAATTCACCTCCCAGCATATCTGCTCAGGACTTGCAAAATACTTGTAATTC ATTTGTGGTGTCTGCTCGTCAATTGGCTAAAACTCTGGAGGTGCCATTAGTAAATGATCTAGGATATACGAAAAGATATATCCGTTGCCTTCAG ATATCGGAGGTGGTTAATAGTATGAAAGACCTGATTGATTACAGCAGAGAAACCAGGACTGGACCTGTGG ATAGTTTAAACAGCTTCCCACGAAAAGCTTCTTTTGGACTGCACCCTCAACAAACCCAACAACCCAAGGATCACCAGATGGTTGCCCAAAACTCAATCCACAGTGATCAGAGCTCTTCTCATGTAAATAGTGTTCAGATTGCTGGTTGTAATGGTGCAATGAATGTTGAGAATTCCCTTGGAAATCTAACCGCGACCTGCACCACAACTTCCATATCGGAGCTTCTTCACCAGAACTCTCTAAATTCAAGGCAAGGAAACCTGGTTAGCACCACAAATGACCATAGTGGTGGTGGGAGTGTGGTTCCAATACCATCAGCCAGCTCCTCCAATTCACTGCTCCCTTCCCAACGAAATGCATCGTCTCCTTTTCCCTCTCAGATGCCATCCGCATTAAGTGGTAACAATGCCCCAACCTCTCATAACCTTGTTCATTTGAACTCTGTTCCTCCACCTGCAAATATGTCAATGTTGCAACAACCTCCAGTACAGTCTCATGAAGCCAACCCAACTGGATCACAGAGTTCTGTGCAGAAAATCTTACAGGAAATGATGTCCTCTCAGCTGAATGGTGTAGGCAACTTGGAAGATGAGTTGAAGGGACTTAATGGTGTTACACCTGCTTTGAACGGAGTTGATTGTCTGGTCAGAAACGGGATGGCAAACAACTCGGGTTATGGAGAAATGGGTTTCAGTGCCATGGGTATGACTGATCAATCAACAACTGCTAATGGATTAAGAGCGGTTATGGCAAATGATACTATGACCATGACTGGTAGGGTTGGGATGAACCACCTGTCACAGTATCCACACACCATGAATCATCAGCAGTTGCAGGACATGGAAAGCAGGCTTTTGAGTGGGTCTGGACATGTTAATGGTTTTGACAATCTTCAGTTTGATTGGAAATCCTCACCTTAA